One window from the genome of Phycisphaerales bacterium encodes:
- a CDS encoding carbon-nitrogen hydrolase family protein, whose product MIKVAIAQIAPVLLDRSTTIERVVKAIDDAGRAGAALVAFGETFVPAYPLWLARQDASRFDAADVKDVHAAYLDQAVQIGAGHLEPIQEAARRSRTTVAIGIAERAEDRGGHTIYCSAVVIDDAGEIRSIHRKLVPTYEERLAWGAGDGHGLRAHRVGPFTMGVLNCWENWMPLARSALHDQGVDLHVALWPGCERLTKDITRFIAREGRSYVVSASAIIRPADVPEHVPHRASWIDRGVSHGCFYDGGSCVAGPDGEWVLPPVVGKEELLVVDLDPSTVLAERQNFDPSGHYARPDVLRLSVDRSRQGVSFVDGSAADGPADRS is encoded by the coding sequence GTGATCAAGGTCGCCATCGCCCAGATCGCTCCGGTGCTGCTCGACCGCAGCACCACCATCGAGCGCGTCGTCAAGGCCATCGACGACGCGGGCCGGGCGGGTGCTGCGCTCGTCGCGTTCGGCGAGACGTTCGTGCCGGCCTACCCGCTGTGGCTCGCCCGCCAGGACGCCTCGCGCTTCGACGCCGCCGACGTCAAGGACGTCCATGCCGCATACCTCGATCAGGCCGTGCAGATCGGCGCGGGCCACCTCGAACCCATCCAGGAAGCGGCCAGGCGTTCGCGCACCACGGTCGCGATCGGCATTGCCGAACGCGCCGAAGACCGCGGCGGCCACACGATCTACTGCAGCGCCGTCGTGATCGACGACGCCGGCGAGATCCGCAGCATCCACCGCAAGCTCGTACCGACCTACGAGGAACGGCTGGCCTGGGGCGCCGGAGACGGCCACGGCCTGCGCGCCCATCGCGTTGGCCCGTTCACGATGGGCGTGCTGAACTGCTGGGAGAACTGGATGCCGCTGGCCCGTTCGGCCCTGCACGACCAGGGCGTCGACCTGCACGTCGCCCTCTGGCCCGGCTGCGAGCGTCTCACGAAGGACATCACCCGCTTCATCGCCCGCGAAGGACGAAGCTACGTGGTGTCGGCCAGCGCGATCATCCGGCCCGCCGACGTGCCCGAGCATGTGCCGCACCGCGCGTCCTGGATCGATCGAGGCGTCTCGCACGGCTGCTTCTACGACGGCGGCTCGTGCGTCGCCGGTCCGGATGGCGAGTGGGTCCTCCCTCCGGTCGTGGGCAAAGAGGAACTGCTCGTCGTCGACCTCGATCCGAGCACCGTCCTGGCCGAGCGGCAGAACTTCGATCCCTCGGGCCACTACGCGAGGCCTGACGTCCTCCGCCTCTCGGTCGACCGCTCCCGTCAAGGCGTGAGCTTCGTCGACGGATCGGCCGCGGACGGCCCGGCCGACCGGTCGTAG
- a CDS encoding S41 family peptidase: protein MRQTGTSTRVFTTAAALLAALGAAVASPTALASQNTAVEQAKTVTAQDERVWSDDLWAAATRGDRSAFHKLLRSAADDVRDPMLADVAEALGIALDEHTIARHEKVEEHRETVRATLETLASEPEPREREESLLEGMSAAIALHMLADDKEGVLEEGPVQELVSAADAEARLAEQDGRWYAAAEMFERLHALYEDEGTYLGDRKRQLKRLSLVATYAPERNHELRSLRLVETGEEALPPYNPAGNSVDERLEDIEPLMLLYAMVNADRHHVSGSAMKDLLVSGLKGLRLLAETEDLYGQYPQLADEQARARFIEELASAAADLERAPVANDRTMQTVVRNVQSWNRQTVRLPETLVLRVFGDGAMRALDDYTEIIWPYDVRQFERSTRGNFSGIGVSIQMNNKREIQVVTPLDGTPAQRAGVRAEDVITAVNGEKTFGISLNQAVDKITGPKGTPVDITVRRGEEDAEEEVTFTIVRDTVELKTVKGWERVDAVEDNWDWMIDPIYGIGYVRLTGFTENTTADFDKALAEMEEQGVQGLILDLRFNRGGLLDQAVEITSRFVDYTKSQRTFGQVVVSTRNERTDGTGMAPERLQRRNSFLPEIPVVVLINEGSASASEIVAGAIQDYAEQSAAKAVVLGQTSFGKGSVQNVLPIDPNRRSAPRALMKLTTQYYVLPGGRMIHRVPGKVEHGVVPDLSVSMLPDQVAESLILRQEADVLVLDEDGNPPAIEDRPDPSRLIDESMDLQLNAALVLLQSQTRPTAGAAAMLPADADRRTP, encoded by the coding sequence ATGCGACAGACCGGAACGAGCACGCGCGTCTTCACCACCGCGGCGGCACTGCTGGCCGCCCTCGGCGCAGCGGTCGCGTCGCCGACGGCCCTGGCCTCGCAGAACACGGCCGTCGAGCAGGCCAAGACGGTCACGGCTCAAGACGAGCGCGTGTGGTCGGACGATCTGTGGGCCGCTGCGACGCGTGGCGACCGGTCTGCGTTCCACAAGCTGCTCCGGTCCGCCGCCGACGACGTGCGTGACCCCATGCTCGCCGACGTGGCCGAGGCACTGGGCATCGCCCTCGACGAGCACACCATCGCGCGACACGAGAAGGTCGAAGAGCACCGCGAGACCGTCCGCGCGACGCTCGAAACGCTTGCGAGCGAGCCGGAGCCGCGCGAGCGTGAGGAGTCGCTGCTCGAGGGCATGAGCGCCGCAATCGCGTTGCACATGCTGGCCGACGACAAGGAAGGCGTGCTGGAAGAAGGACCGGTACAGGAGCTCGTTTCCGCGGCCGATGCCGAAGCGAGGCTGGCCGAGCAGGACGGCCGGTGGTACGCCGCCGCCGAAATGTTCGAGCGCCTGCATGCGCTGTACGAGGATGAGGGCACGTACCTGGGGGACCGCAAGCGGCAGCTCAAGCGGCTCTCGCTCGTCGCGACGTATGCGCCCGAGCGCAACCACGAGCTGCGCAGCCTGCGGCTGGTCGAGACCGGCGAAGAGGCCCTGCCCCCCTACAACCCGGCGGGCAACTCGGTCGACGAGCGGCTCGAGGACATCGAGCCGCTGATGCTGCTGTACGCCATGGTCAACGCCGACCGGCACCACGTGTCGGGGTCGGCGATGAAGGACCTGCTGGTGTCGGGCCTCAAGGGCCTGCGCCTGCTGGCCGAGACCGAGGATCTGTACGGACAGTATCCGCAGCTCGCCGACGAGCAGGCACGCGCGCGGTTCATCGAGGAACTCGCATCCGCGGCCGCCGACCTCGAGCGGGCGCCCGTCGCCAACGACCGGACGATGCAGACCGTGGTCCGCAACGTGCAGAGCTGGAACCGGCAGACCGTGCGGCTGCCCGAGACGCTCGTGTTACGGGTGTTCGGCGATGGCGCCATGCGGGCGCTGGACGACTACACCGAGATCATCTGGCCCTACGACGTCCGCCAATTCGAGCGCAGCACGCGCGGCAACTTCAGCGGCATTGGTGTTTCCATCCAGATGAACAACAAGCGTGAGATCCAGGTCGTTACGCCGCTGGACGGCACGCCCGCACAGCGTGCCGGCGTGCGGGCCGAGGACGTCATCACCGCCGTCAACGGCGAGAAGACCTTCGGCATCTCGCTCAACCAGGCCGTGGACAAGATCACCGGCCCCAAGGGCACGCCCGTGGATATCACCGTCCGCCGCGGCGAAGAAGACGCCGAGGAAGAGGTGACCTTCACGATCGTCCGCGACACCGTCGAGCTCAAGACCGTGAAGGGCTGGGAGCGTGTCGACGCCGTCGAAGACAACTGGGACTGGATGATCGACCCGATCTACGGGATCGGATACGTCCGCCTGACCGGCTTCACCGAGAACACGACCGCCGACTTCGACAAGGCACTGGCCGAGATGGAAGAGCAGGGCGTGCAGGGCTTGATCCTGGACCTGCGGTTCAACCGCGGCGGCTTGCTCGATCAGGCGGTCGAGATCACCAGCCGATTCGTGGACTACACCAAGAGCCAGCGCACCTTCGGGCAGGTGGTCGTCTCGACCCGCAACGAGCGGACCGACGGCACCGGCATGGCCCCCGAGCGCCTGCAGCGCCGCAACTCGTTCCTGCCCGAGATCCCCGTGGTCGTGCTCATCAACGAGGGCAGCGCGTCGGCGAGCGAGATCGTGGCCGGTGCCATCCAGGACTACGCCGAGCAGTCGGCCGCCAAGGCCGTGGTGCTGGGCCAGACCAGCTTCGGCAAGGGCAGCGTGCAGAACGTGCTGCCGATCGACCCCAACCGCCGCTCGGCACCGCGGGCGCTCATGAAGCTCACCACGCAGTACTACGTGCTGCCCGGCGGGCGGATGATCCACCGCGTGCCCGGCAAGGTCGAGCACGGCGTGGTGCCCGATCTCTCGGTGTCCATGCTGCCCGACCAGGTGGCCGAGAGCCTGATCCTTCGTCAGGAGGCAGACGTGCTGGTGCTCGACGAGGACGGCAACCCGCCGGCCATCGAGGACCGGCCCGATCCGTCGCGCTTGATCGACGAGTCGATGGACCTGCAACTCAACGCCGCCCTCGTGCTCCTGCAGTCTCAGACGCGGCCGACGGCCGGTGCGGCGGCGATGCTGCCCGCCGACGCCGATCGCAGGACTCCCTGA
- the pdhA gene encoding pyruvate dehydrogenase (acetyl-transferring) E1 component subunit alpha, translating to MAQATTNSADASSAGARPSDSLDNDTLVGWLRSMQLIREFETRTQQAYQQAKIGGFCHIYSGQEACAVGTIGCTNPDDPVITAYRDHGHALARGMTPRVCMAEMYGKIDGCAKGKGGSMHMFDKPNHLYGGHGIVGAQTPLGAGLAFATRYEWEVLGTGSKKVCLCYLGDGAVDQGAFHEALNLSSLFGLPVIYVIENNGYSMGTSIDRHTANHKDLISRGKSYGIHSVQIDGLDIRDVYDQFKPVVDRCREEQEPAFVDLLTYRYQGHSMSDPQKYRTKDEVDEYKGKDSIAALLDHLMNDRGVMDEDSWKTMRGEIRDIVKDAVEFAESAEAPDVEAELYSDVFVYPQPNLSPTRDYVHGSKNPLL from the coding sequence ATGGCCCAAGCCACCACGAATAGCGCCGACGCCTCTTCCGCCGGAGCCAGGCCCAGCGACTCCCTGGACAACGACACGCTGGTGGGGTGGCTGCGGTCGATGCAGCTCATCCGCGAGTTCGAGACGCGTACGCAGCAGGCCTACCAGCAGGCCAAGATCGGCGGCTTCTGCCACATCTACTCGGGCCAGGAGGCCTGCGCCGTCGGCACCATCGGCTGCACCAACCCCGATGACCCGGTGATTACGGCCTACCGCGACCACGGCCACGCCCTCGCGCGCGGCATGACGCCCCGCGTGTGCATGGCCGAGATGTACGGCAAGATCGACGGTTGCGCCAAGGGCAAGGGCGGGTCGATGCACATGTTCGACAAGCCCAACCACCTGTACGGTGGCCACGGCATCGTCGGCGCCCAGACGCCGCTCGGCGCGGGGCTCGCGTTCGCCACACGCTACGAGTGGGAAGTGCTCGGCACAGGCTCGAAGAAGGTGTGCTTGTGCTACCTGGGCGACGGCGCCGTCGACCAGGGCGCGTTCCACGAGGCCCTGAACCTCTCGTCGCTGTTCGGCCTGCCGGTGATTTATGTCATCGAGAACAACGGCTACTCGATGGGCACGTCGATCGATCGGCATACCGCGAACCACAAGGACCTGATCTCGCGCGGCAAGAGCTACGGGATTCACTCAGTCCAGATCGACGGGCTCGACATTCGCGACGTGTACGACCAGTTCAAGCCCGTGGTCGATCGCTGCCGCGAGGAGCAGGAGCCTGCCTTCGTCGATCTCTTGACCTATCGGTACCAAGGACACTCGATGAGCGACCCGCAGAAGTACCGGACGAAGGACGAGGTCGACGAGTACAAGGGCAAGGACTCGATCGCCGCCTTGCTCGATCACCTGATGAACGATCGGGGGGTCATGGACGAGGACTCGTGGAAGACGATGCGGGGCGAGATCCGCGACATCGTCAAGGATGCGGTGGAGTTCGCCGAGTCGGCCGAGGCCCCGGACGTGGAGGCCGAGCTTTATTCGGACGTCTTCGTCTATCCGCAACCAAATCTGAGTCCGACTCGGGACTACGTGCACGGCTCCAAGAACCCGCTGCTCTAG
- a CDS encoding asparagine synthase-related protein: MTPTTKIDHPRRTLRSPWVLLRGEASTLPGFSASEEVGRWRLLTRDGSRPAGFEVGEQGWSYRSRPFSHAAAWHATSADGSIRALGSDPAILARAIGARPDPSSLVDDLVLGFRPDGRSPYEGISPCGSADAMVYGPAGVEVVPQSNDPEPLATLGERIAASMNDGACLELTGGVDSRLLLALGIGSGGTPGRAFTIGDDGDPDVRIARALADELGMEHRTLAIDADEADEARLLDDTRAFVDESGQVCNAAAYGWLPSMFRRLEDFRSEQLSGVGGEVGEGFYYTGLDRLFELVNSPRLWLRARAVVDGGRWARLFEPGVCSRRLREVARERTELYERKPWRLRTDDFYLHARIHGWAVPVIRASAAWYQPITPFLSAEYLAWSKSLSAQQRHGRAAQREQIARLAPQISGIPYAASLPPQRGGKLARRVAKARRLAGRVLPRPSEQPERWAATAGSLMRSLDGADSVVDRLRTLDGVRVDRVAEVLASDPRTSAHAIGALLTMAHAIDRLSDARPPDDRPA, encoded by the coding sequence ATGACACCCACCACCAAGATCGATCACCCGCGGCGAACCTTGCGTTCGCCGTGGGTGCTCTTGCGTGGTGAGGCATCGACGCTGCCCGGGTTCTCGGCGTCCGAAGAGGTCGGCCGATGGAGGCTCCTGACCAGAGACGGATCGCGACCGGCGGGCTTCGAAGTGGGCGAACAAGGTTGGAGCTATCGCTCGCGACCCTTCTCGCATGCGGCAGCATGGCACGCGACGTCTGCCGACGGGTCGATCCGAGCGCTCGGCAGCGATCCGGCCATCCTTGCCCGAGCGATTGGTGCACGGCCCGATCCATCGTCGCTCGTCGATGACCTTGTCCTGGGGTTCCGGCCAGATGGGCGATCGCCGTACGAGGGAATCTCGCCGTGCGGTTCGGCAGATGCGATGGTGTACGGGCCAGCGGGCGTCGAAGTCGTGCCCCAATCGAACGATCCGGAGCCCCTCGCAACGCTCGGCGAGCGCATCGCGGCTTCCATGAACGACGGAGCCTGCCTCGAGCTCACGGGCGGCGTCGACAGCAGGCTGCTGCTCGCCCTCGGTATTGGCTCGGGCGGAACGCCCGGTCGAGCGTTCACCATCGGCGACGACGGCGATCCGGACGTCCGCATCGCTCGCGCGTTGGCTGACGAGCTCGGCATGGAACATCGGACGCTGGCCATTGACGCCGACGAGGCCGACGAGGCTCGGCTGCTCGACGATACCCGCGCGTTCGTGGACGAGAGCGGGCAGGTGTGCAACGCCGCGGCCTATGGCTGGCTTCCGTCGATGTTCCGCCGGCTCGAGGACTTCCGTTCCGAGCAACTGTCGGGCGTGGGCGGCGAGGTTGGCGAGGGGTTCTATTACACGGGGCTCGATCGACTGTTCGAACTGGTCAACTCGCCGCGGCTCTGGCTCCGGGCCCGGGCCGTCGTCGATGGCGGCAGATGGGCCCGCCTATTCGAACCCGGAGTGTGTTCTCGTCGGCTGCGCGAGGTCGCACGCGAACGCACGGAACTGTACGAACGCAAGCCCTGGCGACTTCGCACCGACGACTTCTATCTGCACGCTCGCATCCATGGCTGGGCGGTGCCGGTCATCCGCGCATCGGCCGCGTGGTACCAGCCGATCACGCCGTTCCTTTCGGCCGAGTATCTTGCCTGGTCAAAGTCCTTGTCGGCCCAGCAGCGCCACGGCCGTGCCGCCCAACGCGAGCAGATCGCTCGGCTGGCCCCGCAGATCTCGGGCATCCCGTACGCAGCCTCGCTGCCGCCCCAACGGGGAGGCAAGCTTGCCCGCCGGGTGGCCAAGGCCCGGCGCCTGGCGGGCCGGGTGCTGCCGCGCCCGAGCGAGCAACCCGAGCGGTGGGCGGCGACGGCGGGTTCCCTCATGCGGTCGCTCGATGGTGCCGATAGTGTGGTCGATCGCCTGCGTACGCTCGATGGCGTGCGGGTCGACCGCGTCGCGGAGGTCTTGGCGTCCGACCCCCGCACGAGCGCCCACGCGATCGGGGCCTTGCTGACCATGGCCCATGCGATCGATCGGCTGTCGGACGCGCGACCACCAGACGACCGACCGGCGTAG
- a CDS encoding acyltransferase, with product MSAPQAMPVPQEYPKRTLPVRIVNRVYSTATRLLWRSRLHGLGRGAYVHHTSSFVRPSRISIGPQVTLFRGARIEAVGAGPGPQVVLGERVSIQRDVHIGACQSVEILEGTVFGSGVYVTDHDHDYRDPKRGYFGTGELLAAPVRIGPRAWIGERAIILKGVTVGEGAIVGAGALVNRDVPSYCIAVGVPAKVIRRFDFEQGQWVAA from the coding sequence ATGAGCGCACCGCAAGCCATGCCAGTGCCTCAGGAGTATCCCAAGCGAACGCTGCCCGTCCGGATCGTGAACCGCGTGTACAGCACCGCGACCCGGCTGCTCTGGCGGTCCCGGCTCCACGGCCTGGGCCGGGGCGCGTACGTGCACCATACCAGCAGCTTCGTGCGGCCGTCGCGCATCTCGATCGGGCCGCAGGTCACCCTGTTCCGCGGCGCACGCATCGAGGCCGTCGGCGCCGGGCCGGGTCCGCAGGTCGTGCTCGGCGAGCGTGTCTCGATCCAGCGTGACGTGCACATCGGCGCCTGCCAGAGCGTCGAGATCCTCGAGGGTACCGTCTTTGGCTCGGGCGTGTACGTGACCGACCACGATCACGACTACCGCGATCCAAAGCGCGGGTACTTTGGCACGGGCGAACTGCTCGCGGCCCCCGTGCGCATCGGCCCGAGGGCGTGGATCGGGGAGCGCGCGATCATCCTGAAGGGCGTCACGGTGGGCGAGGGCGCGATCGTTGGCGCAGGGGCGCTGGTCAATCGCGACGTGCCGTCGTACTGCATCGCCGTCGGCGTACCGGCGAAGGTGATCCGCCGGTTCGACTTCGAGCAGGGCCAGTGGGTGGCGGCGTGA
- a CDS encoding glycosyltransferase, which produces MNGRRVAIVSYYFPPIGGAGTQRAAKLCRYLGEFGWTPTVVCCAPTGDGAARGVSAAYLDDRMADSDVPVGTHVERIEGEDHRTWLDKAQAYVESLVKGQQIDVVLVTMSPFWMAPLAERLASRVPVVVDLRDPWALDGVPIYRHKWQWKTDFEAMARTLRAASHVVMNTDEARRAALDAFDGLDADCVYVITNGFDRADFEAAEPADRPDGARFVLVHTGTFLTGQAVAPAGVVGRLKRTIHYRPEPIRPLGRSVGPVLEAIDLLRSERPELMEGFRFVHVGNLDAATKAWIDASPAKDLVEPVGYLPHDASISRLLSADALFLHLHGLPPGHRARIVPGKTYEYLASGRPILGALPEGDARDLLMGRERCLLADPCDARTIADALATLIERGGDLAERPLSDPGLGRFERREIARRMAGVLSTAIGATPAEAPATAGAS; this is translated from the coding sequence GTGAACGGGCGACGCGTGGCCATCGTGTCGTACTACTTCCCGCCCATCGGCGGCGCGGGCACGCAGCGGGCCGCCAAGCTGTGCCGATACCTCGGCGAATTCGGCTGGACTCCGACGGTCGTCTGCTGCGCCCCCACTGGCGACGGAGCGGCGCGCGGCGTTTCGGCCGCGTATCTCGATGATCGCATGGCCGACTCCGACGTACCCGTCGGCACCCATGTCGAACGCATCGAGGGCGAGGACCATCGGACCTGGCTCGACAAGGCCCAGGCGTACGTCGAATCGCTCGTCAAAGGGCAACAGATCGACGTCGTCCTGGTCACGATGTCGCCGTTCTGGATGGCGCCGCTCGCGGAGCGACTGGCCAGCCGCGTGCCCGTCGTGGTCGACCTTCGCGACCCGTGGGCCCTGGACGGCGTGCCCATCTACCGCCACAAGTGGCAGTGGAAGACCGACTTCGAGGCGATGGCTCGAACCTTGCGGGCCGCGAGCCACGTGGTGATGAACACCGACGAAGCCCGGCGTGCGGCCTTGGACGCGTTCGATGGTCTGGATGCCGACTGCGTGTACGTGATCACCAACGGGTTTGATCGCGCCGACTTCGAGGCCGCCGAGCCAGCAGATCGTCCCGATGGCGCGAGGTTCGTGCTCGTGCACACGGGCACGTTCCTGACCGGCCAGGCCGTCGCACCCGCCGGCGTGGTTGGGCGGCTGAAGCGAACGATCCACTATCGTCCCGAGCCGATCCGCCCCCTGGGGCGTTCGGTGGGCCCGGTGCTCGAGGCCATCGACCTCCTCCGAAGCGAGCGGCCCGAGCTGATGGAGGGCTTCCGCTTCGTGCACGTGGGCAACCTCGACGCGGCGACCAAGGCGTGGATCGACGCGAGCCCGGCGAAGGACCTGGTCGAGCCGGTGGGCTACCTGCCGCACGACGCTTCGATCTCTCGCCTCTTAAGCGCCGATGCTCTATTCCTGCACCTGCACGGCCTGCCGCCCGGCCACCGGGCCCGCATCGTGCCTGGCAAGACGTACGAGTACCTTGCCAGCGGCCGGCCCATCCTGGGCGCGCTGCCCGAGGGCGACGCTCGGGACCTACTGATGGGTCGCGAGCGGTGCTTGCTGGCCGATCCCTGTGACGCGCGGACCATCGCCGACGCACTCGCCACGCTGATCGAGAGGGGCGGCGATCTCGCCGAGCGTCCGCTGAGCGATCCAGGACTGGGTCGGTTCGAGCGGCGCGAGATCGCGCGCCGGATGGCCGGGGTGCTCTCCACCGCCATCGGCGCGACGCCGGCCGAGGCCCCTGCCACGGCGGGTGCGTCGTGA